CtttgaaaaataaagctttCAGTGGTCTCTAAAAAAAACTCCAGGAACTGCTTTATTTTAGGAGATGAGGCACTCTGCAGGAAAGGCATTAAAGGAGCTGTAGGGGATACATCAGGTGAGCCAGCACCAAATTTTGGTAAAGTTTTGATACACCCGGCGAGCAAGGATCAGGGTTTTATTCATTTCTAATACAGCAAGTGAGCAAGCAACAATTTATTGCTACACCAGGCAAGGCAGCCAAGGAGCGCTGGGAGGTGGCCATGGCATTGCCACTCCCCAACCCCTCTGTCCGGAAGTGCCCAAGtggccccaggcactgcccaatctctgctgtccatgctgtcctggctgctccagTCCCCCCCCAATCCTGGTCCTTCTGGCCTGGCATCATTCCCTCACTGGGCACCTCTTGGAGGGGCTTTTCCAGGATGGACACCTTTTACAGTGACCGTGGTGGCCACAGTGGCTGTGGGGGCCACGGTGACCTTGGTCGCCTTGGTAGCCATGGTGTCAATGGTGGTCTCAGTAATTGCAGTGAACACAGTAGTCACAGTGGGCATGGTGACATCATGGGTCACCGTGAGCACATTGGCCATGCTGACCATGGTGGTTCCAATGCCCAGAGTGGCCAGAGTGGTCGTAGAGACCAAAGTGGCCACAGTGGCCGTAGTAACAATAACGACCCCAGTGGTCACTGTGGGGAAAAAGGGACCATAGTTGTCATAATGCCCTCCATAGCTTTGGTGGCTTCATTTATCTGGGGATCCTGGTGGTCCTCGTGCTGGTGGCCTTCCACAGTGGCCTCCACAACCACCGCGACCTTAGTGGCCTTGTGGCTTAGAGAGTTCCAATGCCCACTGCCATGGCCACGGTCGCAAGGAGAAGCCCCCCAAGACTGGGAGAGTTCCTGGGGAGGCTCCCACCTgtggggacaaagagagggGTCAGGGGATCCTGGGGTGAGAGTGTCAGGCAGGCATATGGAGGGCCTTGGGAGAGTGACAGAGGTGGTGGGGGGCCCTGAGGGTGTGTTGTCAGAGGGGGCCATAATGAGGTCCATGTCCCCTGTACCCAGCCATGTACCTTGTCCTCCCAGATCCAGCACTGGATGTCCCTGTTCCACTCACCTGGCACTGGGTGTCCCTATCTGCTGTGCCCAAGCAATGCTGTCCCTGACCCTGtccacagctctgggtgtcTTGTCTCCCAGCCACAGTGGGAGACAAGTCCCCTCAGGGTCATGAGTGTCCCCATCACCATGTGTCCTTCTCCCCAACCCTCACtgagtgtccccatccctccaaGTTGTTCCCATGATGTCACCTCGCAGCCACTCGCAGTTGTAGTTGCTGAAGTTCCCAGTGGAGCGAAGCACAATCTGCaccttcttcccttccctggTGACTTTGGTGACCTCAAAGGTCTCAAAGGGTGGGATCAGCACCTCCTTCTCGCTTTGATTGAAGGAGAAGTTCTCGATGTGTGCTCCGTGACACGTGTGCACCTCGAACATCGTGTCTGTCCCATAATATTCGGCCACCATTTTATTCAGTGATGATGAAGTGAATTGATTGAGGCGGACATTATCACCAAATTTCACATTGAACTGGGTATTCCTCACTCCCCGGAACACGTCCAGACATTTATTAGGGCATCTCAGCTTCTGGAGGGCCTGGgtcagcaggaaatgcagcGTTTTGAAGTGGAAGTTGTACCGGTACTCCTGGCAGGAGCGTCCAGCCTCACGCACAGCCTTGTTGAACGAATTGTACACGTCATTCATTGTGTAGACCATGAGGGCGATGGCCTGGTCTTTGGTCAGAAAATATGAATAGGAACCTCGTTTCTGCCACTCGGCCGTGGCCTTCGCCCAGGTCTGGGCAAAAAGAGGGTTTGTCTGGAAGTCGGAGCGCTTGAGGGCTGGCAAGGCCGCAGTCATGGCAGGGCCACAGTTGAGGTACTGGTCATCAAAGGAGTTGTGGGCCATGTCCAGGGGCACCATCGTGATGACCACAGTGGCCACGGTcattgccagcagtgccagggtctGAGCCAAGGGGGCCATGGAGAAGAGAGGCCACAGGGACCAGTGTGGGTCACTGTGGGACATAGAGGGAACACAGAGGACAGACGGTGTGAGACAAGGAGGatcctggggacactgagggatgCTGAGGAGACACTAATGGGACAGAGGGGACTCTGAGGCACATGGCAGGACATGGGGACCTTCCCAGGGGAGGGGCTGGTGAGGGAAAATGCCGTCAGCCTAGAGAGAGTGGGGTCTGCCCTGGCCAGGAGACCCCTGGACATGTCCTGGaacctgatcccaaatcctgtgATCACTCCTGGATACCTCATTGTTCCCAAGACTCTCAATCCCACTCCCACAGTTCCGTGTCCCCCCCCCTCGCAGTGTTTCCCATTGCCTCTGTTACCCCAATCCCTCCCCCAGTGCCTTGTACCCCTCCCAGTgaccccgtgtcccccaggacACTGACCCAAGGTTTGGGGTCCCCAATgggtcccagctgtccctgtcccctccccccctTACCCCAATCCCACTCTCAGTCCCATGACCTCCCTGGTGACCCCTGAACACTGATCCAGTCCCATGTGCCCCCCAAGTGTCCCCCAGTACCCTACTGCCACTCCCATGGTCCTATGTCTCCCATCACTGTCCCTGGACCACCCCAGGACTTCAGTCCCTGTCCTGTGacacccccagtgcccccccagaccccaatcCCTCAGTCCCATGTTCacccccaagtgtccccagtccctgaTACCGAAATTGATCGGAGTGAACTCCCTGATGGAACTGGAGGTATCAGAAAGCCAGAATTCTTTCTCAGCTCGGACTCACAGCAGATgtctcctggtcctgcacatCACGGGGGACCTTACCATGGAGTGTGTATCCATCATAATTATAAATATACATGAAATTGTGTCCTTTATCTGATACAGAAACCAGCATGTTTCCCATAAATAATCTGCATGGCTCTGTCTCttttaggaaataatttttattgtgCTGGAGAGACCTAAAAAAGTATTATCTCAGTGTGGTTTTCACTGAATACTCCAATATCCCAGATGGCCTTGCCTCATAATTTCACTTTGGGCAGGCGCTGCTCCTTCTGTGTTACAGAACTTGCCAAAAACCCTTTACAGCATTTTCATTTATCTGTTTCTCCACAGATTACAACCACCTTTGTCCTGCTATGTCCACACTTTTGCATCCTTTTCTTGTTTTATGCCCGTTCATCTTCAAACTGTACCAAGCACCAAACTGTACCAAGGCATCTAAAACTTTCTATTCTCTCTCTTATTGCTCACCCTCCAGGACCCCAATCCCACCATCCCAtgtccccccatttccccccagtcCCACTCCCCACTGCTCACTGAGTTGCTGCCACACGTCAGATACCATTTGGGGTCCCCTATCAGATGCCATCTGTGGAGAATCAGCAATGGGGCATCACGCCATGATCAATATGATCAAGTGAAGTCAAATTTGTTAcaagaacaaaatgtatttgttcttttttctgctgttcaCTCACCTGAAGCTACTCGATGATTGGTTTAGCCTATCCATGCACATGTACCAAGCCCTCAGCTGATTGGTTATTCTTCTTTCTTCATGCATTTCACTGTGGTTTATTGTTTTCCCTTCTAGCGCTCTGTTGTGGTTTTTTGCTCCGTCTTCTCAGCGCGCTTCACATCCTGGACTTGTTTTTCTCCTGAGTAGGCTCTTCCTGTTTTTGAGCTAAGGGGGACAATGTGAAATTCTACTCGGATCCCATAGAGGCTGGCTTGGGTACTGTGTCCATTTTCCCACAACAATCCCTCAACAGACATCCCTGTAGGCACCTTGAGCCTGAGGATGATCTCTtggggcagtgcctgggtgactgagctgagctgagctgcccAAAGAAGGGGCCATACTACAATCCAGGGCACACCAGCTTGGGGACTGACAAATCCCTGTGGGAAAAAGACTTGCATTAAAACTGCATGAGAGGTTCCTTTGAATTCAAAATCACCACCACCAGGCATCACTGAAAGAGGAAACACTCCTGGGGATAACTGGCAAATGGATTTTCTGAGCTACCATGCCAACATGGGCGCAGGTATCTGCTGGTGTTGGTGCATCCCATCTTGGAGGTCCAGAACTTCGCCTGCCACACAGGGAAGTCACCCAGGTTCTCCTCCAAGAGATCATCCCCAGGCTCAAGATGCCGGCAGGGATGTCATCTGATAGGGGACACCAGGTGGTATCTGAGGCGTGGCAGCAACTCAGTGGGCAGTGGGGAGGGGGACTGGGTGGAAGTGGGGCGACATGGGAATGTGGGACTGGGGTCGTGGGGCCTGAACAATAAGAGAGAGAACACAAAGTTTCAGATCCCTTAAAGGTGCTGGATAGGGCTTAAAGAAGAACTAGCAAAAAACTGTAATAGAATGAAAAACGTGTGCACATGAGAGCAAAGATAAAGAGATAGAGGGAAGTCATGTGAGGGGATTTTGGCAAGTTCTGTAACGCAGAAGgagcagcagtgtctgccaaGTGTGCAAGTTCAAGCTGAGGTCTTCTGGGATATTGGGGCACGCAGTGAAAACCGCACTGAGAAAATTTAGTTTTAGGACTCTCCAGTGCCATAAAAGGATTTCCAGAAAGAGACAGAAGTatgcaaattatttttcagaaatgtgaAGATTCTGTGCTAGGTGAGGGACACATTGTAATGAATATTTGTAATTGTGGAGGGTAAAGACCCTGTGGCAAAGTCCCCTGTGACCTGCAGGACCAGGAGAGATCCACTGTGAGTCTGAGCTGATCAAGAATTCCGGCTTTTTGATACCTGCAGTTCCATCAGGGAGTTCGCTCCAGCTGATTTCAGTACTGAGGCTGGAGTGACCCCTGGGGACTCTTGGGGGAGGCACAGGACTGAGGCATTGGGATTGTGGTACTGGGGGGACACTGGAGGAGTCACAGGTCTGGGATTGGGGTAATGGGGGGCCctgggggaaaatgaggggcGGCACGGGATGGTGAGAGTGGGATTGGGGTGATGGGGGGCTGACAGACGCTGTGGGGGAAGGGAGTGATGGCTGGATTTGGGTTGGTGTTCTGGGGTGACACCGAAGAAATTGGGGACTGGGAGCGGGATTGGGGTCTGGGGACCAGCtgagggggacactggggggctcagggagtGACCCCCAGGATTTGGGTCACGGACCCCAGACATGCCCAGGGATCTGCTGGCAAGAAGTGCCTCTCTATCCCCCTGGGCTGACCCCACTGCCCTCCCCAATCCCTTACTGAGGAACCCTCCCCGTGTCttctctgtgtcccctctgtgtcccccagtGTTCCACCCTCATCCCTGTGGCCTCTCCACTCTATGGCCCCCCTGGCGCagaccctggcactgctggcaatgGCCATGGCCACCACAGCTGTCAAGGTGATAATGCTGGACATGTCCCAGGACTCCTTCGATGACCAGTACCGGGAGTGTGGTCCTGTCATGACTGAGGCGTTGTCAGCTCTCAACCGTTCCGACTTTGATCAGAATCCTCTCTTTgcccaggcctggcctgaggcCAGAGCCAAGTGGCAGAGTCTGgggtcccctgtgtcccctctgtcgtccccagcccaggccatCGCCCTCATGGCCTACACGATGGATGAGCTCTACAGAGAGTTCAATGCAGCCGTGCGTACAGCCGGGCGCTCCAGGCAGGAATACCGGCACAACTTCCATTTCAAAACgctgcatttcctgctgacCCAGGCCCTGGTGACGCTGAGGCAGGCTCAGAATGGGCAGTGTCACAACGTGTACCGGGGGAAGCGCACACACAGGTTCAAGGCAAAGCCCGGTGACATCATCCGGTTTGGTCAATTCTCTTCGGCATCACAGAGCGAAAAAGCTGCCAAGGACTTTGGGAGTGCCACAGTGTTTGAGGTGTACACATGCCACGGTGCAGCAATCTGGAATTTCTCCAAGTATCCTAACGAGAAGGAGGTGCTGATCCCACCATATGAGACCTTTGAGGTCATCAAAGTCAGCCAGGAGGGAGAAAAAGCGAGGATCCAGCTCCGCTCCAATGGGACCTTCAGCAAATACAACTGCGAGTGGCTGCAAGGTGACACCACAGGTGACAACCTggggggatggggacacccactgtggccatggggacaccaacAGTGGATAGGGCACACCCATGACAGGGCACAGAGGGTGGGGACACTCACTCAGAGtttggggacaaggacaggccATGCTGGGAACACCAATTCTGGGGATACCCATTCTGGGCACAGAGACATGGCACAGAGATGGAAACCCCCACTtgtgggagggaaaagggaaaggaacaCCCATGCCAGGGGAcaacggggacagggacagagacatgGGGCCCTGACCCCATTCCGACCCTGTCACTCCCCACCAAATGCAGTGCTGTGGAGATGGGCCTTGTGTGCTGGATGTCGGGGGGCTGGGACCCGTCACGGCACTTCCTGAACCTCTGTCACCACCGGTCACCCGCCATGGTACCTCCTGACTGCACCTGACCCCTGTCACTCCTAAGCCCACCATGACACTCCTGACCTCCATGGCCCCTGTACCCCTCCGTGCCTCCCACAACACCCTGTCACCTGTCAACTCATGGCCCCCATCTCTCCTAACCCTCCAATATGCATGTCCCCAACTCCGTCCCTCCCCACATGGTCCCCCCTTACCCCTCTCTCTGTCCCCCAGGtgggagcatccccagcacccCCTTCCACCTTGGAGGACTCCTCCTGGCCACCACAACCTTGGCAGTGGCAACAGGGATCCTCTGAGCCAGCAGGCAACCAAAGTCACTGAGGTCACTGTGGTCACTGTGGCCACCACGATCACCAAAACCTCCAGGACCCTCAGAGAAACAAGACCACCAACGCTACCATGGCCACCACTGCCACTCTGGCcactgtcgcagacattttttcatagaaatcctttctttgggatttgtgcatcttctgggaagtagagccccagaagaaggaTGTAAATAATTGTTAttggctgctgtgaaatgtagcaggtgcccctgtgattggATCAGATTCTGTGTTTACAATTGGGGCCCAATCACAGGACCAAGCtcggggacagattccctggatacagaactttgttattcattcttgctattctattcttagcttagcaagcctctgcaacttctctccttattctttttagtatagttataatgtattatatatcatatatcaataaatccagccttctgatcaagaaacaagattctcgtccttctctcaccaaaGCGACCTcctcaggtcgctgtaataggACACCTTGGCAGCTATCGCCACCTTGAGGTCACTGCAGCCAACAGAGGCACTCTGGACACCATGGTCTGTATAACCACCAAGGCCGCTGTGCACACCAAGAGTCCCTGAGCCACCAGAGCCGCTCTGACCACTGTGCACACCAGGGAAATTGTGAAAGCAATCCTATTAAAAATTTCCATCAAAACAAATTCATTGAATAATCCTGTCAAAGCCAGCAAATAGAGACAATTCCTAAACAGGGCTCAATGTCTTTCCCCACACCAACAATCATGGGAATGTCTCTTTCTCTCAGCCTCAAGGAGCATCCCTAGGGAGCATTCCCTTCCCAAGGGAGGATCCTCACACACATTTCATTCCAAGCAGAGTAAGAGAGAGGAATCTCTGTCTCAGAGGGGAATCAATGTTCCCAGTGTCAGCTGATGGATGGCCAGGCCAAGCTCTGATGCTTCATCCTCAGTTGTCAATTCAGGGCTGGTGATTTGGGCCGGTTTTAGCTCAATTCAGCACCAAAATCAGCAGAAGACCCCTCTCAGTGCAGCCTTGATGGCCACAAATGGGGCATTGTCCCTTGGGCACATTCCAGGCAGATCATCCTGCCACATCCTGCACTTCTTGGGGGACCTTaaaggctgggatttgggaggtTCAAGAGGGCAAGGGCTGGTCCTGTCCCTGGGGAGGATCCGTCCCCAGTGTCTGTCCTGGCTGGTTGGCCTGCTGGAGCAGATCTGGAGAAGGATCTGTGGTGCTGGTGGGTAACCAGTGGAGCTGGCTGTGTGGCTTGGGGCCAGGAGAGACCTAGGGGATGTTAGAAAGCGTGGGGTCAATACGCCAGGATCGCTCCATCCCAAGCCATTGCAGAGCCCccggggctgggatggggtggggtgggTGTTCATCAGCGCCAGCAGCtcgtgctgctgcctgctgttgGCACCCGGAACTGCAGCTGGGAGTGGTGCATGCGCAGTGCTGCTGATTTCCCACACTCACTGCTGCCCTCGGGTGGACAATTCCCACACCACAGCTCGAGGAGATCGGGTAAAGAGGGAAAATCCCTGATTTGAAACAAAAAAGAGTTTCCTGAATGAAACATCAGGAGTTTTCATCAATAAATGGGTGGTGCTGCCTCTCTCCccttttctcaatttttttatacatcctttctctttctgtttgttttttctttttttttccttccagtgcTACTTCTGCTGCATTGCGTCAAATCAGGAACTTCGGAACTGTCCCCAAACTGATTGTTCATCCTTTTTAAATTGCACTGAGTagtccctgccagctccctcagccattcctgATGCTCCAAACCCTTCCACTTTTCCATCTCTTCCCTGGACATGCTCTAGCCCCTCCAGGTCCTTTCTGAGGGGCTGCAGTGAAAAAGGGAAACATTTCCCTTTCCAGGAAAATGGGAGGAACATTCATCAAGCACCTCTTTGAAGATGGAGGTAGAAACATAAACCTTTAAATTCCCTCCAACAAAAGCTCCAGGAACGGctttattttagaaaatgaGGAGCCGTGCAGGAAAAGTGTTAAAGGAGCTGTAGCGGATACATCAGACGAGCCAGCAGTAAATTTGGTAAACTTTTGATATGCCAGGCAAGCAAGGATGAAGTTTTTGATACATTTTTTAATACGCCAGGTGAGCAAGCAGCAATTTGATGCtagatcaggcaaggcaggcaAGGAGCGCTGGGAGGTGGCCGTGGCATTGCCACTCCCCAACCCTCTTTTGGGAAGTGCCCAAGCAGCCCCAGGTGCTACACAGtctctgctgtccatgctgTCCTGTGCTGTCTTGGCTGCTGCAGTCCCTGCgtgctggtcctgctggcctGGCATCGTTCCCTCACTGGGCACATCTTGGAGGGGCTTTTCCAGGTTGGACACCTTGGTACATGACCATGGTGGCCACAATGGCTGTGGTGGCCACGGTGACCTTGGTCGACTTGATAGCCATGGTATCAATGGTGGTCTTAGTAGTTGCAGTGAACACAGTAGTCACAGTGGGCATGGTGACATCATGGGTCACTGTGAGCACATTGGCCATGCTGACCATGGTGATTCCAATGCCCAGAGTGGCCAGAGTGGTCGTAGAGACCAAAGTGGCCCCAGTGGCCGTAGTAACAATAACGACCACAGTGGTCACACTGGGAAAAAGGGACCATAGTGGTCATAATGGCCTCTGTAGCTTTGGTGGCTTCATTTATCTGGGGATCCTGGTGGTCTTCGTGCTGGTGGCCTTCCACAGTGGCCTCCACAACCACCGCGACCTTGGTGGCCTTGTGGCTTAGAGAGTTCCAATGGCCACTGCCATGGCCACGGTAGCAAGGAGAAGCCCCCCAATATTGGGAGAGTTCCTGGGGAGGCTCCCACCTGTCCCTgtggggacaaagagagggGTCAGGGGATCCTGTGGTGAGAGGGCCAGGCGAGCATCAGGAGGGCCATGGGGAGAGGGACATCGGTGGTGGGGGGCCCTGAGGGTGTGGTGTCAGAGAGGGCCATAATGAGGTCCATGTCCCCTGTACCCAGCCATGTACCATGTACCTTGTCCCCCCAACTCCAGCACtggatgtccctgtccccctcacCTGGCACTGAGTGTCCCTATCTGCTGTGCCCAAGCAATGCTGTCCCTGACCATGTCTCAACCTCTGGGTGTCTTGTCTCCCAGCCACagtgggtgtccctgtcccctctgggcCATGGGTGTCCTCAGCACCGTGTGTCCTTGTCCCCAACCCTCTCTGAGTGTCCCCGTCCCCCCAGGTTGTTCCCATGATGTCACCTCGCAGCCACTCGCAGTTGTAGTTGCTGAAGTTCCCAGTGGAGCGAAGCACAATCTGCaccttcttcccttccctggTGACTTTGGTAACCTGAAAGGTCTCAAAGGGTGGGATCAGCACCTCCTTCTCACTTTGATTGAAGGAGAATTTTTCAATGTGCGCTCCGAGACACGTGTGCACCTCGAACATCGTGTCTGTCCCATAATATTCGGCCACCGATTTATTCAGTGATGATGAAGTGAATTGACTAAGGCGGACTTTATCACCATATTTCACAATGAACTGTGTGTCTTTCACTCCCCGGGACACGTCCAGACACTTATTATGGCATCTCAGCTTCTGGAGGGCCTGGgtcagcaggaaatgcagcGTTTTGAAGTGGAAGTTGTACCGGTACTCCTGGCAGGACCGTCCAGCTGAACGCACGGCTTCATTGAACTCCCCGAACACGTCATTCATTGTGTAGACCATGAGGGCGATGGCCTGGTCTTTGGTCAGAAAGGATGAATAGGAACCTCGTTTCTGCCACTCGGCTGTGGCCTTCTCCCAGGCCTGGGAAAACTTCTTGTTCTCCCTGAAGTCGGAGCGCTTGAGGGCTGGCAAGGCCGCAATCATGGCAGGGCCGCAGTTCACGTACTGGTCATCAAAGGAGTTGTGGGCCATGTCCAGGGGCAATACGGTGATGTCCGCAGTGGCCACGGTcattgccagcagtgccagggtgtgAGCCAGGGGGGCCATGGAGAAGAGAGGCCACAGGGACCAGTGTGAGACActgtgggacacagagggaACACAGAGGACAGACGGTGTGACACAGGGAGAACACTGGTGCATACCAGGGGATTCTAAGGGGACACtgaagggacagaggggactCTGAGGTACATGGCGGGACATGGGGAGGCTTCTGTGGTGAGGGGCTGAGGAGTGACAGTGGGGTCAGCCTAGGGAGAGtgggggctgccctggccagaAGACCCCTGGACATGTCCTGGagcctgatcccaaatcctgtgATCACTCCGGGATACCTCATTGTTCCCAAGACTCTCAATCCCACTCCCACAGTTCCGTGTCCCCCCTCCTCGCAGTGTTTCCCATTGCCTCTGTTACCCCAATCCCTTCCCCAGTGCCTTGTACCCCTCCCAGTgaccccgtgtcccccaggacACTGACCCAAGGTTTGGGGTCCCCAATGGGTCCcacttgtccctgtcccctccccccccccttACCCCAATCCCACTCTCAGTCCCATGACCTCCCTGGTGACCCCTGGACCCTGATCCAGTCCCACGTGCCCCCCAAGTGTCCCCCAGTACCCCACTGCCACTCCCATGGTCCTGTGTCTCCCATTGCTGTCCCTGGATCACCCCAGGACTTCAGTCCTTGTCCTGTGACACCTCCAGTGCCCCCCAGACCCCAATCCCTCAGTCCAATGTTCCCCCCCAAGCCTGCCCAGTCCCTGTTACTGAAATCGACCAGAGTGAAGCTCCCTGATGGAACTGCAGGTATCAGAAAGCCAGAATTCTTGATCAGCTTGGACTCACAGCCTATCTCTCCTGGTCCTGCATGTCAGGGGGGACTTTGATATTGGGTATTTATGCATCATAATTATAAATATGCATGAAATTGTGTTCTTTATCTAATACAGAAACCAGCACGTTTCCCATAAATAATTTGCATGGCTCTGCCTCttttaggaaataatttttattttgctgcagagtcataaaaattaattttctcagtGTGGTTTTCACCGAGTGCCCCAATATCCAGATGACCATGCCTCAAAATTTTGCTTTGAGCAGCCGCTGCTCCTTCTGTGTTATAGAACTTGCCAAAACCCCCTCACTGGAGTTCCCTTTATCTCTTTCTCCACAGGTTCCAGCAACCTTTGCGCTGCTGCGTCCACAATTTTACAtccttttattgtttttcacctgTTCATCTTTAAACTGTACCAAGCACCATTAAGAGATCTAAAACTTTCTATTCTCTTTCCTATTGCTCACCC
This genomic window from Zonotrichia albicollis isolate bZonAlb1 chromosome 1, bZonAlb1.hap1, whole genome shotgun sequence contains:
- the LOC141728176 gene encoding erythroblast NAD(P)(+)--arginine ADP-ribosyltransferase-like — translated: MSHSDPHWSLWPLFSMAPLAQTLALLAMTVATVVITMVPLDMAHNSFDDQYLNCGPAMTAALPALKRSDFQTNPLFAQTWAKATAEWQKRGSYSYFLTKDQAIALMVYTMNDVYNSFNKAVREAGRSCQEYRYNFHFKTLHFLLTQALQKLRCPNKCLDVFRGVRNTQFNVKFGDNVRLNQFTSSSLNKMVAEYYGTDTMFEVHTCHGAHIENFSFNQSEKEVLIPPFETFEVTKVTREGKKVQIVLRSTGNFSNYNCEWLRGDIMGTTWRDGDTQWEPPQELSQSWGASPCDRGHGMTTGVVIVTTATVATLVSTTTLATLGIGTTMVSMANVLTVTHDVTMPTVTTVFTAITETTIDTMATKATKVTVAPTATVATTVTVKGVHPGKAPPRGAQ
- the LOC141725493 gene encoding erythroblast NAD(P)(+)--arginine ADP-ribosyltransferase-like isoform X2 gives rise to the protein MAPLAQTLALLAMAMATTAVKVIMLDMSQDSFDDQYRECGPVMTEALSALNRSDFDQNPLFAQAWPEARAKWQSLGSPVSPLSSPAQAIALMAYTMDELYREFNAAVRTAGRSRQEYRHNFHFKTLHFLLTQALVTLRQAQNGQCHNVYRGKRTHRFKAKPGDIIRFGQFSSASQSEKAAKDFGSATVFEVYTCHGAAIWNFSKYPNEKEVLIPPYETFEVIKVSQEGEKARIQLRSNGTFSKYNCEWLQGDTTGGSIPSTPFHLGGLLLATITLAVATGIL
- the LOC141725493 gene encoding erythroblast NAD(P)(+)--arginine ADP-ribosyltransferase-like isoform X1, giving the protein MAPLAQTLALLAMAMATTAVKVIMLDMSQDSFDDQYRECGPVMTEALSALNRSDFDQNPLFAQAWPEARAKWQSLGSPVSPLSSPAQAIALMAYTMDELYREFNAAVRTAGRSRQEYRHNFHFKTLHFLLTQALVTLRQAQNGQCHNVYRGKRTHRFKAKPGDIIRFGQFSSASQSEKAAKDFGSATVFEVYTCHGAAIWNFSKYPNEKEVLIPPYETFEVIKVSQEGEKARIQLRSNGTFSKYNCEWLQGDTTGGSIPSTPFHLGGLLLATTTLAVATGIL
- the LOC141725493 gene encoding erythroblast NAD(P)(+)--arginine ADP-ribosyltransferase-like isoform X3, yielding MAPLAQTLALLAMAMATTAVKVIMLDMSQDSFDDQYRECGPVMTEALSALNRSDFDQNPLFAQAWPEARAKWQSLGSPVSPLSSPAQAIALMAYTMDELYREFNAAVRTAGRSRQEYRHNFHFKTLHFLLTQALVTLRQAQNGQCHNVYRGKRTHRFKAKPGDIIRFGQFSSASQSEKAAKDFGSATVFEVYTCHGAAIWNFSKYPNEKEVLIPPYETFEVIKVSQEGEKARIQLRSNGTFSKYNCEWLQGGSIPSTPFHLGGLLLATTTLAVATGIL
- the LOC141725487 gene encoding NAD(P)(+)--arginine ADP-ribosyltransferase 2-like, whose product is MSRHVPQSPLCPFSVPLESPGMHQCSPCVTPSVLCVPSVSHSVSHWSLWPLFSMAPLAHTLALLAMTVATADITVLPLDMAHNSFDDQYVNCGPAMIAALPALKRSDFRENKKFSQAWEKATAEWQKRGSYSSFLTKDQAIALMVYTMNDVFGEFNEAVRSAGRSCQEYRYNFHFKTLHFLLTQALQKLRCHNKCLDVSRGVKDTQFIVKYGDKVRLSQFTSSSLNKSVAEYYGTDTMFEVHTCLGAHIEKFSFNQSEKEVLIPPFETFQVTKVTREGKKVQIVLRSTGNFSNYNCEWLRGDIMGTTWGDGDTQRGLGTRTHGAEDTHGPEGTGTPTVAGRQDTQRLRHGQGQHCLGTADRDTQCQVRGTGTSSAGVGGTRYMVHGWVQGTWTSLWPSLTPHPQGPPPPMSLSPWPS